Genomic segment of bacterium:
CAACCCGGCTGATCATGAAGTTTCTCCATCCGATCATCGTTCTTATAATCATTGCCGGACTGCTCTTTTTCATAAAATACCGCCACGCTGTTTTTCAGGGGTCCTTCGCGGAAACGCCCCTCTATGTTCTTTCCTGTTTCGTATATTTTTTCCTGATCTATTTCCCTTTCACCAACCTGCCCCGATATGAAATTCCGCTCCGTCCCGAAATGTATCTGTGTTCTCTCGCTGTGGCGTGGTCTTTCATGTATTTCAGGATGAATTCACAGAGGCACGCAGCCGTCAGAAAAAAATGAACTGATCCCGGAATACAATTAACACGATCTATTCACAAATAAAACACGGATTTTCGTGGTTTTGAATTATATGGCATTGGCAGTAATGTCGCTTTTTTAATTGCATCTAAAGATAGTATTAATAATATATTATGACTCCTTGTGCCCTGGTGCCTTTGTGGTTAAATATATTTCATGAATAATCAGGACTGAATACGGAGAACTGTCAGGTATGGATGAAAGAACGTAAAAAATATTGTTGCTATGTAAAAATATTACTTGCGTACTGTTTATTAATCAGCTATATTTCAGCCATGATTGACAGAGGTGCGCACATTTGATTCATACATTAACATTGCCGGTATTTAATATTATGCCGTAAACATGAGCGATCCATTCATGTGGCATAACACGATTACCGGACCTGCAGACTCTTTGGGAGGTGTGCCGTACCGCTCCGCTTCATTGGGGCAACAGCGCAACGAGTGCGAAGCAGCGACGCACGGCAGGTGTTGAAGCCATTTTTATGAAAAAATGAATACCGGTAATTTTGTTGATGAAAAAATGACATTTTAACCATATATTTCGTGTATTACCGATTCGGATTATATATACGGGATGTAAAAAAGCAATCGCGTGATTATCACATACCACCCATTTCACCGGAGAAAGATGAATGGAAAATCTCTTGAAGTATATTCATGACGGCGGTCCTGCGATCATGTGGACACTGGTCGTGATGTTCGTGCTGGGGTTGGCGATTACCCTGTGGAGACTCATCGTCATCATGCTTGCGATGATGAATACGAAATCGCTCTATAAGAAGGTCTATGAAGCGCTCCAGGACAAGGAAAAGGGACTGGAGAAAGCATCGGAAATATGCACGAGGACTCCCGGTCCGGTGGCGACGATAATTCATGCCGGGCTTTCACGGGTTCACAGGGGAATCGAGCATGTCGAAAAGGCTGTCGAGAGCGCCGGAGCGGTTGAAATGGCGTTTCTCGAAAACGGTCTCGTGTGGCTTGCGACTATCGCGAATATCGCCCCCATGATCGGATTTTTCGGGACTGTCGCCGGAATGATCAGGGCATTCAAGGATATTGCCGCAGCAGGCGATGTCGAGCCCTCGATTGTTGCTACCGGTATTTCCATCGCCCTTATCACGACCGCCGGGGGTCTTCTCGTGGCGATTCCCATCCAGATGGCGTACAACCTCTGCGTATACCTCATCGACAGGATTGTCGTGAGCATGGAGGAGAACGCAAGCAGGTTCATCGATACGCTCGTCGATCTGGAATACGACAAACCGACTACCGAGGCAAGCTGATCATGAGGGGATTGAAACGGGCGCGCGCTTCGGCGGCGATACCGACATCGACAATGGCGGATATAGCGTTTCTGCTCATCGTGTTCTTTCTTGTCACCACATCGATGTCCCAGGACAAGGGGCTGGGGTTGACGCTTCCCCCGCTCGGTTCATCCACGAGGGTCCCGAGCCGTAATATCACCAAGGTGTGGATAAACACCGCCGGTGAAATCATGCATGACCAGGACCTGGTTACGCTCGAACAGATGGGCCAGAGAATCGCCGTGATGACAAAAGAAAATCCCAATCTCATCGTGTCGATTAAAACGGCTCCCGAGGCGCGGTATACATTTTTCGTGGATGTCGTCGATGAGATAAAAAAGGCGGGCAACGATAAGATATCGATTGCCGAACCGGATAACCAGTGAGGAAATGATGCATTCGAGGTTCAGAAAACGAAAAAAGATTGAATCGGGTATCCCGACCGGACCCATGGCCGATATATCGTTTCTCCTCATCATCTTTTTCATGGTATCGACCGTGTTTGTCATATACCGGGGATTCCCGGTCGACCTGCCCCGGGCGGAGAAAATCGATGCCCTCAAAAGCCGGAGGAATGTGGTCAATGTATGGATCGGCCCACAGGGAAGAATCATGGTCGATGAATATGAAACGGAATTGACGGATGTCGCCGGTATAGTCCACAAAAAGCTTCAGGAAAATCCCCGTGTCGTGGTACTCGTGAAGTCGGACAGCAATACACCGTACCGCATGGTATCGGGGGTTATCGAAGAGTTGAAGATGGCACAGGCGCTCAGGGTATCATTTGTCACGAAGAAGGAATAATGACTGCCTCAATTGTTGGATTCAAGACACCGCAGGCCGACCTGCACCGTAAATCGCCGAAGATTTTCATTTCCTGTATGATGATTTCGCTTCTTCTGGTTATTGTCGGGATTCAGGTGCCGATTCTCCGCGAACGGAATCTTGACAAAAAGATCGTGCCGCCTCCGGTGATCATTCAGCTCGAGAACATACCGGAAACCCGTCACCAGGTGACGGTACCGGCGCCGAAGCTCGCGATACCCATCGAAGTGGAAAACGATGTCATGCCGGATGATGTGACTATCGAGAGCACGAATCTCAATCTCAATGCTCCCGCAAAAGAGGTGGCGCCCATGGTGGAGCTTCCGAAGCCCGAATCCGGCGCGGAAGCGGTCGAGGAAGAAGTGTACGAGCTGCACCTCGTCCAGGAACCTCCCGTTCAGACGGAGGTGGTTAAACCGGAGTATCCCAAAGCGGCGCTCGAAGCGAAGATTCACGGCACCGTATTCGTCCGGGCGCTTATCGGCACCGACGGCACGGTGGAAAAAGCCGAGATTGTCAAGGGACCGGACGCGCTTCAGGACGCGGCTCTCAAAGCGGTGCTCCAGTGGAAGTTTAAACCGGCGAAAATGAACGATAAAGCGGTAAGGTGCTGGGTTTCCATACCGGTCAGATTCGAGAATTAGAAAGTGGCAGAAAAGTTTTTTCATGCCCGATAATGAAATGTATTTTATATTCGCTATGAGGGGTATGTAAATCGACACGTCGTATCGTCCCTTGACAGCATGCATTTTCGCATACGATTTCATTTTACCGGGCTTTTCATGAAAATTGGAGTTTGTTCGATGAAAATTGTTCACGCTTTCATAGTATGTATGGTATTGTGCGTATTCATGGTGCAGGCCCAGGAATCCGATGTTGTGAACAAGGAGTCCGGAACCGAATACAAGTCAGGGCTCAAGCTCTATAACGAGGGGAAATACTCCCAGGCGATACCGTACTTTCAGAAAGCGTACAGCCTCGACAACCGTAACACGGCGGCGCTCTTCGCTCATGGACTTGCGCTCAACAAGATAGGAAAATACCGTGAAGCCGCGGCGCAGTTCGAGAAAGTGCTCGAAAAAGAACCCGCCCACGAAAAGGCGCTGAAGTCTCTTGCCGCCGCCTATATCAATGCGGGGGATAATGAAAAAGCCCTTTCTGCATATGACCGGGGAATTTCGTCCGCGCCGAAGGACTCATACTACTATCTTGGCAAGGCAAAAATCCTCATAAATCTCAAAAAGTTCGGCGATGCACTGCCTCTCATACAGAAAGCCCGCGAGCTCAATCCCCAGAGTATGGAGATTTCCGAAGCGCTGGCTCAAACCTATGTTGAGCTGGGACGGATGGATGACGCCTATGAAATTGCCTCCGATATCCTCGGAAAGGACAGGAATCATGCCCGAGCCCGTGTCATTGTTGCCGATTATAAGCGGCTGAAGGGCAAGCTCGGTGAAGCTCTCGAGGATTACAGGCTTGCGGCGAAAAACATCGAAACAAAAGCCTATGCCGAGCATTTTATCGAGGTTATAAACCAGAAACTCGAAGAGACGGAGATCGAAAAGGAATACGAGGCGCGGCTCGCGGCCGATTCAACAGCTAAGGCCACTGTGGATTCGGCTTCCGCGACGGAGCCGGTTACCGTGAGCACAGAGCAACCGTCTTCCGGCGAACAACCGCCTATCCCTGAATCCACGGATAAGAAAAGCGGCGGCGGGCTCTGGCTCCTGCTCATCATCGTCATATTTGTTATCGGGCTTGTTATTGTGCTCGCTGTGAGAAGCTATCGTAAGCATTGATATTACACAACATTGAAATGCCGGTCTATTATCGAGAAGTCCCTTCGGGACTCCATGAGCCACCGGGGTGTCCGGGTGAGTGCCGGAAGTGCTTTTCGAAAATAACCATAGAATTCATCCCCGGTTTGAAATCCTGATTTAATTCTGCATGAACACTCGCCACTGTCTATCCTCATATCTCGCTTCATCGATGATTCCCTTTTTATAGCACGATCACCGTATGACACATAAATTAATCCTTGATTTTATCCACGCTCTTCATTAATGTGATTCGTGATTGTACGCCTGTCCTTGAAAATATTTTCATTTAAAAGCAGGTGAAAAACACTTGATGGGTAAATCAAAGCTGTCAAGAGTCGGCACGAAGTGCCGATCCCCGATTAATAACTCGGGGACATGTTTATATGCCCTTGACAGCAAACAATCAACATATTTCATAATCGGGCGCGTGGAAAGGTCACTTTTTCACCGCTCGCTTAATCGGGGGGAGTAACCAGATGAAACGGCGACAGTTTATCCGGGCGGCTGCGGGAAGCGCGGTGTTCGCAACCGGCTTTGTTGTAACAGGGTGTTCCACGAAAAAGGAATACGATCTGCTCATAAGCGGCGGGACTGTCTATGACGGCCTCGGCGGCGAGGGAATCAAAGCCGATGTCGCCGTGCTGGGCGACAAAATCGTGAAAATCGCGCCCGCCATCAGGAAAACGAAAGCGCAGGTCGTCATCGAGGCGGACGGCATGGCTGTCGCGCCCGGATTCATCGATCCCCACACGCATACCGATGTCCAGCTCCTGGTCAACCCGAAGGCTGAAAGCAAAATCAGGCAGGGCGTCACCACCGAGATCGGCGGCAACTGCGGCGGTTCGTACTTCCCCATTTCCGACCAGTCGTTCGAGGAAATCAGTGACAACCTCCGGAAAGAATTCGAGCTCGAACTGACCTGGCGCGATATGGACGGTTTTATAAAGCGGCTTGCCGAGAGCGGATCGGCGCTCAATTACGGAACGCTCCTCGGGCAGGGATCGCTCCGTGAGGCGGTCATGGGACCGTACGACCGTCCCCCCACTGCCGAGGAACTCGAACACATGAAACAGCTTGTCCGCGAGCATATGAAGGCCGGTGTCGTGGGATTGTCGTCGGGTCTCGAATACACGCCGGGCAGTTTTGCCACAACGGAGGAACTCATCGAGCTGTGCCGTGAAGTCTCGGCGGCGGGCGGCGTTTATGCCACGCACATGAGAGACGAGGGGGATAAACTTCTCGAAGCGATAGACGAGGCGGTCACCATCGCCCGTCAGACCGGGGTGAGCCTCGAAATCGCCCATTTCAAGGCAGCATACCCGCAGAACTGGCCGAAAATAGACGCCATGCTGTCGGCGGTCGAACAGGCGAAAAAGGAGGGCATCGCCGTACAGGCCGACCGCTACCCGTACCATGCATGGTCGACCGGGCTGAACTCCTATTTCCCCATGTGGTCGCGTGAGGGGACGACCGAGGATTTCATCAAACGCCTCAAGGACAAATCCCTTCAGCCGAAGCTCAAACAATATGTCAACGAACGTGAAACGAAGATCGGCTCGTGGGAGAAGGTGATCATCTGCTCGGTGCTCCTCGACAAGAACAAGCACCTCGAAGGCACGAATGTCCAACAGGCGGCAACCGAAGCCAAGAAGCCGTGCTACGATTTCATGCGCGACCTCCTCATCGAGGAAGAGGGCCATGTCAGCATGGTCACATTCGGCATGAGCGAGGATAATCTCAAGCGTGTGCTCGCCCATCCGCTCGTGACCGTCGGGTCGGACGGCAACTCTGTCGCGCCGTACGGTGTGCTCGGCAAGGACAAGCCCCATCCGCGTTTCTACGGCACATTCCCGCGTGTGCTCGGAAAGTTCGCCCGCGAGGAGAAGATATTCCCCCTTGCCACGGCAATCAAAAAGATGACCTCGCTCTCAGCCGCAAAATTCGGCCTGACCGGGCGCGGAAGCATCGCCGCGGGGAATTTCGCCGACCTCGTCGTGTTCAACCCCGACACGGTCATCGACAAGGCGACATTCGAGAATCCGCACCAGTATCCCGAGGGTATCCCGTATGTGATCGTCAACGGTCAGGTGGTTATCAGCGGCGGCGAACACACGGGAGCGCTTCCGGGGCGGATACTGCTGAAAACGGGGAATGTGTGAAAAGTTATCGATCCATTCATAAGATGTGATAGAACGCGGATTGACGCGGATCGTGCGGATTTTCGCGGATTTGCTTTATATCTTCATCCGGATGTGACTTCTGATAATCACTTATAAAAGTATAAACAATATGTTATAAATCTTTGTGCCTTTGTGTCTTTGTGGTTGAATATTTTCAGATTAATCCTGAACAGGAGATTTCCGTGAAGAAAATCCTTATCGTGTTCTGTATTGTAATTGCCGCAGCGCTGGCGGTTTCCGCTCATGCCGCGCCTTCATCCTCAGACCGGCTTCCCATACCGACGGGGCCCGGTGCAAAGTGCGAGCGGCTGGACGGCAACCTCGAAAAGCTCGCATGGGACAGCGAAGGCGTTCTTGTCTGGGAAGCCCCGATCGGCGACCGTGTGATGTTCTCGTTCCCGCTGCCGCAGGGAGCGAAGTTTGCTGACTACGGTCTCGGAAAGTTCGACCTCAAAATCGAGGGAGGACCCGCCGATGTAATGGTTTTCATCGAGCAGCCCGGCCAGAAACGGCGCGTCTACCGCCCTGTCGACATCATCGCTCCCCATGAGGGATGGGAAACGATCCATCTCGATCTCAGCCAGCCGGAAATCGTCCGCGAAACCTTCTACGAGGCCGATGCGCCCCGGATAACGTTCAATCTCTGGGCAGTCAAGTCCGGATATTCCGAGGAGGCTCCGACCCGTCAGATATCCATACGGAATGTGCGCCTCGTAAAGCGGTATCTCGATGTCCGATGGAACGGTCGCGATTATGAGTCGAAAACCGGCCCCGACGGCGAGCTTGTCTTCACCTATCCCATCGTGGTGGCGAACAGGGACTCGAAAAGCCGCACAGTGGCTTCGCGCCTCGATCACTGGAAAGGAAGGCTCTGTTCGGGCACGATCTCTCCCGCCACGGCGACCATAGCGCCCGGCGATTCCGCATTATTCACCGCAACGCTCCGTCTCCCCGCCGACCGTGCGCGGACGCTGCCCGCACTCTACTGCGAGTGGTTCCTGCCGGTCTTTTCGGTGAACGGCGCATCCGATTCGGAGGAGGGGATTCTCCGTTCGAGCGACCGTATCACCCTGCCGCTCATCATCATGCCGAAACAAATGCGGAATCCGGTCATTCTCTTCGGCCCGGAAGATATCCGCGGCATAATGGAGCGGTACCGGACGACCGACTGGGGCAAACGCGAGGGCGACGGCTACATCGCCCAGGCGGATAAAATGCTCCAGGGCGGCCTGACCATCCCTGATGGCCCCGGCTGGACGGCGGCGTACTATTTCTGTGTCGAGCACCGCACACCGCTCGTCCACGAGGGCCCGGGCAGACACCGCTGTCCCATCGGCGGAGAGTACCTCACGACGGACTTCATGGGCGTCGACCTCGATCTCGATTATCGCACCAACGAGCACGCCGCGATGTTCACGGGGGCGAAAAACCTCGCGCTCGCCTACCTGCTCACCGGCGACAAACGCTACAGCGAAGGGGCGCTCACCATCATCCGCCAGTACCGCGACAAGTACTTCACCTGGCCGTGGCTCGACCTGGACGCGTCGAATGAAACAATCGACAAGGGCCGTGTCCAGTTCTCCAAGTACATGGAAGCCATGTACATGATCAACCTCACCGAGGCATACGATATCCTCAAGGGAACCGGCGGCGTTTCTCCCGAAGAAGGGCGCGACCTCGAATGGAATTTCCTCATTCCCATATCGGTCGAGATGACCGATTACCGCATGAACATGCAGCACCGTCAGCAGGCCATCACGGCAAACGCGATTGCGACCGGCCTGTGCTGCGGACATGCGCCGCTCGTTGCCTTTGCGGTCGCGGGGGACAAGAATTACCTTAACCTGCGTCGGTACCTGTCGACCGGGGACGGCATCCCGAACGAGCACGGGTACAACAACGACATGGGGCGGCAGTTTTTCATAACTGCCATGCTTTTCCGCGACGGCATCGACACGTACGACGATATGCTCCGGCGGCTCCTCTGGGGAGGCCTGTGGTGGAGCGTTCCGTTCAACCCCAGACAGTACGGGGATGTCTATCTCGACGCTTCGAAGCACTTTCCCGATCCGCTCTACCGCATGCTCGCCTCCCGTGACCTTCTCGACGGCGAGGCGCCTCCGCTCAACGGCGCACGGGTTGATTTCGGCACTCCTCCCTCGGTGAACTTTCCCAACTCCGGGCTGAGTATACTCAGACGTCCCTTTGAGAACGGCACCATGGACGCCGAGTTCAAGTGGGGCATACCCGACAACCGCGGATCGTTCTCGGTGCTCTCGCTCGGCCTCTTTTTCGGAGGATACAACTGCCAGAGTTATCCCGGTCATTTCCCCTGGGGATCGACCGATCTCCACCACGAGTGGCAGATACAGTCGGCCTCGCATTCCACCATCGTGGTCGACCGTCGCAATCAGTCCGGCATGAAGGATTACTTCAAGGATCACTACATGCCCCACGCTTCGCGGCAGCTTTCGTTCGAGGATGGTTCCGACGCGGCATCGACCGTGGTCTTCAACGACCGTATCTATCCCGGTGTGAAGATATGGCGGGCGGTCTGCGTGCTGGATGGCGCATACCTGGTGCTCGACCTGCTCCGATCCGACAGCGAGCATGTCTACGACCGGTGGTTCCACGGCGTTCCCGACAAATCGAACGGGCTCGCGGGCATTCATCTCGACATGAAGCCGCATCCGGAACCCCTCGGGAGCGCCGACGGCTACGAGATGGTGCAGAACCTCTCCTCGGCGGTTACCGGCGGGGACTTCGGCTGCGACTGGCTCCTTTCCGGGAAAGGGACGAAGGACGAGCTTCACCTCGCCATGCGGGTGCTCAACACCGCGCCGGTCGAGGCAATTCACGGCTTCGAATTTTCGCGTCAGTACCGCGGGCCGGAAAAGGAGTTCCTCCTTTTGAGCCGTAAAGCCCGTAACGCCGATTTTATCGTTCTGTTCGAGCCGAACCGCGGCGAATCGAAGCTTTCACGGTACGAGCGGTTCGATGTCCCCGATGAAAAAGGCGCGAAAGTCGCGGGTGCGACAGGCGTGCGGCTGACTCTGGCGGGGAAAACCTACGAGGTTATTCTCAATCCCGATGAAGCGGCGGTCAAAACTGTCGGCGGCGTGACCCGGAAGGTGCTTTCTGTCGGTGTCGAGCGGTGAATTGCTGTTTATACGGGAAATCATTGATTACAGCCCCCCAAACTCTCGGCCCTGTGCGCTTTGTGGCTCTACGCTTCGCCTCGTGTCCTCCGGAGGGGGGTAAGGGAAGTCGCTGCGACTCCGGTAGTTACCTGCCCCCGGTGCGCTCGCTGCGCTGTCGCTCTGATGCAGCTGAGGGGAAGGTGTCACGAAGTGACAGAAGGGGGCTTTTACCCTGCCACACGCTGCGAGGAATTCTTTTGATTAACCGGACAATAATACCCGTTATAATGGGAGGGGCGGATGTCAACCGGTAAAGAAAAACCTGTATTCGTGCTTGTATGTAACATTTTGTTAACGCTCTTCTGCATAGTTAATTGTACGCAAGAACATTCCACTTCCATAAGTAAACAAAATGTACTCCCTCCTGCAGCACAGATAATCCCTAAAGCCGATACCCTCTTTGGAGATGTACGTGTCGACAACTACTACTGGTTAAGAGATAAATCCAATCGGGAAGTTATCGCCTATCTTGAATCCGAAAACAAATACACCGAATCCGAGATGAAGCATACAAAGGATTTTCAGGACAGTCTCTACAGGGAACTTTTAGGGAGAATCAAAGAAACGGATGTTACCGTCCCTGAAAAAATCGACGATTACTACTATTATTCCCGTACCGAAGAAGGTAAACAGTATCCGATAAATTGCAGAAAAAAGGGTAGTCTTGACGCTCAGGAAGAAATTCTTCTCGATCGGAATGTTCTTGCTGAAGGTCACGATTATTTCAGAATCGGCATCTTTAAGATAAGCCCTGATCATCAGCTTTTAGCATATTCTGCCGATACAGCCGGATCGGAAACCTATACGATATATATAAAGGATTTACGTACGGGCAGACTGCTCGATGATGTTATTCCGAATACATATTATTCAGTGGAATGGG
This window contains:
- a CDS encoding MotA/TolQ/ExbB proton channel family protein, translating into MENLLKYIHDGGPAIMWTLVVMFVLGLAITLWRLIVIMLAMMNTKSLYKKVYEALQDKEKGLEKASEICTRTPGPVATIIHAGLSRVHRGIEHVEKAVESAGAVEMAFLENGLVWLATIANIAPMIGFFGTVAGMIRAFKDIAAAGDVEPSIVATGISIALITTAGGLLVAIPIQMAYNLCVYLIDRIVVSMEENASRFIDTLVDLEYDKPTTEAS
- a CDS encoding biopolymer transporter ExbD, with the translated sequence MRGLKRARASAAIPTSTMADIAFLLIVFFLVTTSMSQDKGLGLTLPPLGSSTRVPSRNITKVWINTAGEIMHDQDLVTLEQMGQRIAVMTKENPNLIVSIKTAPEARYTFFVDVVDEIKKAGNDKISIAEPDNQ
- a CDS encoding biopolymer transporter ExbD, coding for MMHSRFRKRKKIESGIPTGPMADISFLLIIFFMVSTVFVIYRGFPVDLPRAEKIDALKSRRNVVNVWIGPQGRIMVDEYETELTDVAGIVHKKLQENPRVVVLVKSDSNTPYRMVSGVIEELKMAQALRVSFVTKKE
- a CDS encoding TonB family protein, translating into MTASIVGFKTPQADLHRKSPKIFISCMMISLLLVIVGIQVPILRERNLDKKIVPPPVIIQLENIPETRHQVTVPAPKLAIPIEVENDVMPDDVTIESTNLNLNAPAKEVAPMVELPKPESGAEAVEEEVYELHLVQEPPVQTEVVKPEYPKAALEAKIHGTVFVRALIGTDGTVEKAEIVKGPDALQDAALKAVLQWKFKPAKMNDKAVRCWVSIPVRFEN
- a CDS encoding tetratricopeptide repeat protein translates to MKIVHAFIVCMVLCVFMVQAQESDVVNKESGTEYKSGLKLYNEGKYSQAIPYFQKAYSLDNRNTAALFAHGLALNKIGKYREAAAQFEKVLEKEPAHEKALKSLAAAYINAGDNEKALSAYDRGISSAPKDSYYYLGKAKILINLKKFGDALPLIQKARELNPQSMEISEALAQTYVELGRMDDAYEIASDILGKDRNHARARVIVADYKRLKGKLGEALEDYRLAAKNIETKAYAEHFIEVINQKLEETEIEKEYEARLAADSTAKATVDSASATEPVTVSTEQPSSGEQPPIPESTDKKSGGGLWLLLIIVIFVIGLVIVLAVRSYRKH
- a CDS encoding D-aminoacylase is translated as MKRRQFIRAAAGSAVFATGFVVTGCSTKKEYDLLISGGTVYDGLGGEGIKADVAVLGDKIVKIAPAIRKTKAQVVIEADGMAVAPGFIDPHTHTDVQLLVNPKAESKIRQGVTTEIGGNCGGSYFPISDQSFEEISDNLRKEFELELTWRDMDGFIKRLAESGSALNYGTLLGQGSLREAVMGPYDRPPTAEELEHMKQLVREHMKAGVVGLSSGLEYTPGSFATTEELIELCREVSAAGGVYATHMRDEGDKLLEAIDEAVTIARQTGVSLEIAHFKAAYPQNWPKIDAMLSAVEQAKKEGIAVQADRYPYHAWSTGLNSYFPMWSREGTTEDFIKRLKDKSLQPKLKQYVNERETKIGSWEKVIICSVLLDKNKHLEGTNVQQAATEAKKPCYDFMRDLLIEEEGHVSMVTFGMSEDNLKRVLAHPLVTVGSDGNSVAPYGVLGKDKPHPRFYGTFPRVLGKFAREEKIFPLATAIKKMTSLSAAKFGLTGRGSIAAGNFADLVVFNPDTVIDKATFENPHQYPEGIPYVIVNGQVVISGGEHTGALPGRILLKTGNV
- a CDS encoding heparinase II/III family protein; amino-acid sequence: MKKILIVFCIVIAAALAVSAHAAPSSSDRLPIPTGPGAKCERLDGNLEKLAWDSEGVLVWEAPIGDRVMFSFPLPQGAKFADYGLGKFDLKIEGGPADVMVFIEQPGQKRRVYRPVDIIAPHEGWETIHLDLSQPEIVRETFYEADAPRITFNLWAVKSGYSEEAPTRQISIRNVRLVKRYLDVRWNGRDYESKTGPDGELVFTYPIVVANRDSKSRTVASRLDHWKGRLCSGTISPATATIAPGDSALFTATLRLPADRARTLPALYCEWFLPVFSVNGASDSEEGILRSSDRITLPLIIMPKQMRNPVILFGPEDIRGIMERYRTTDWGKREGDGYIAQADKMLQGGLTIPDGPGWTAAYYFCVEHRTPLVHEGPGRHRCPIGGEYLTTDFMGVDLDLDYRTNEHAAMFTGAKNLALAYLLTGDKRYSEGALTIIRQYRDKYFTWPWLDLDASNETIDKGRVQFSKYMEAMYMINLTEAYDILKGTGGVSPEEGRDLEWNFLIPISVEMTDYRMNMQHRQQAITANAIATGLCCGHAPLVAFAVAGDKNYLNLRRYLSTGDGIPNEHGYNNDMGRQFFITAMLFRDGIDTYDDMLRRLLWGGLWWSVPFNPRQYGDVYLDASKHFPDPLYRMLASRDLLDGEAPPLNGARVDFGTPPSVNFPNSGLSILRRPFENGTMDAEFKWGIPDNRGSFSVLSLGLFFGGYNCQSYPGHFPWGSTDLHHEWQIQSASHSTIVVDRRNQSGMKDYFKDHYMPHASRQLSFEDGSDAASTVVFNDRIYPGVKIWRAVCVLDGAYLVLDLLRSDSEHVYDRWFHGVPDKSNGLAGIHLDMKPHPEPLGSADGYEMVQNLSSAVTGGDFGCDWLLSGKGTKDELHLAMRVLNTAPVEAIHGFEFSRQYRGPEKEFLLLSRKARNADFIVLFEPNRGESKLSRYERFDVPDEKGAKVAGATGVRLTLAGKTYEVILNPDEAAVKTVGGVTRKVLSVGVER